One segment of Dolichospermum sp. DET69 DNA contains the following:
- a CDS encoding phasin family protein, which yields MPGFGDIVQKAFYLGVGLASYAGEKAGGKLAELRSQVQKLADEMVAKGEMNTEEARRFVEDMMKQAQQQPTSGQTPEKASPSEPRRIDILEDDEEPTVKAATKENTKSVDNVDRLRDQVLELQEELERLQREP from the coding sequence ATGCCTGGTTTTGGAGATATTGTACAAAAAGCTTTTTATCTTGGTGTAGGCTTGGCCTCTTACGCTGGTGAAAAAGCTGGGGGGAAATTAGCCGAACTGCGATCGCAAGTCCAAAAATTAGCAGATGAAATGGTAGCCAAAGGCGAGATGAACACAGAGGAAGCTCGCCGCTTTGTCGAAGATATGATGAAGCAGGCTCAACAGCAACCAACATCTGGACAAACGCCTGAAAAAGCATCCCCTTCCGAACCCCGACGGATAGATATCCTAGAGGATGACGAAGAACCAACTGTGAAAGCGGCGACAAAAGAAAACACAAAAAGTGTCGATAATGTAGATCGGCTAAGGGATCAAGTGCTAGAACTACAGGAAGAGCTAGAGCGGCTGCAACGCGAACCGTAG
- the queF gene encoding NADPH-dependent 7-cyano-7-deazaguanine reductase QueF: protein MSNFAPETVSPASQEIKYGEREIAEGKLITFPNPRIGRRYDISITLPEFTCKCPFSGYPDFATIYISYIPDERVVELKALKLYINSYRDRYISHEETANQILDDFVAACDPLEITVKTDFTPRGNVHTVVEVRHQKAV, encoded by the coding sequence ATGAGTAACTTTGCACCAGAAACGGTATCCCCAGCTAGTCAAGAAATAAAATATGGTGAACGCGAGATTGCGGAAGGGAAATTAATTACATTTCCTAACCCCCGCATTGGGCGACGCTATGATATTAGTATTACTCTCCCGGAATTTACTTGTAAATGTCCTTTTTCCGGTTATCCCGACTTTGCGACTATTTATATTAGTTACATTCCCGATGAACGAGTGGTAGAGTTGAAAGCACTCAAGCTTTATATTAACAGTTACCGCGATCGCTATATTTCCCATGAAGAAACAGCAAATCAAATTTTAGATGATTTTGTTGCTGCTTGTGATCCTTTAGAAATTACTGTGAAAACAGATTTTACCCCTCGTGGGAATGTGCATACTGTAGTTGAAGTCAGACATCAAAAAGCTGTTTAA
- a CDS encoding glycosyltransferase family 4 protein → MKIAQIAPLWERVPPPAYGGIELVVGLLTDELVRRGHEVTLFASGDSLTLAKLISVHPRALRLDPTIRDSSIYEFLQLASVYEKAADFDIIHSHMGVATLTSANLVTTPTVHTLHGIFTPDNEKIFQHCRKQPYIAISNSQREPRLELNYVDTVYNGIDVSSYEFYPQPIEPSYLAFLGRMSPEKGPHLAIEIAQKTGRKLKLAGKVDLIDLEYFDQKIKPYIDGKQIEYLGEANHLQKNVLMGGAYATLFPITWREPFGLVMVESMASGTPVIAMRMGSAEEVIGNGKTGFLCDNIEECINSIDKIDSLNRYACRQYVEENFSVRQMTDGYEAVYQKVIGEKLAQKNGYSRSVLVS, encoded by the coding sequence ATGAAAATTGCTCAAATTGCTCCATTGTGGGAGAGAGTACCACCACCAGCTTATGGTGGAATAGAATTAGTAGTGGGGTTATTAACTGATGAATTAGTTCGTCGGGGACACGAAGTGACATTATTTGCATCAGGAGATTCTTTAACTTTAGCAAAGTTAATATCAGTTCATCCCCGCGCTTTAAGGCTAGATCCGACTATCAGAGATTCAAGTATTTATGAATTTCTACAATTAGCATCAGTCTATGAAAAAGCCGCAGATTTTGATATTATTCATTCTCACATGGGAGTCGCCACATTAACATCTGCAAACCTGGTAACAACTCCTACAGTGCATACTTTACATGGCATTTTCACACCAGACAATGAAAAAATCTTTCAACATTGCCGAAAACAGCCTTATATTGCTATCTCTAATTCTCAAAGAGAACCCAGATTAGAACTAAACTATGTAGACACCGTTTATAATGGCATTGATGTCAGTAGTTATGAATTTTATCCTCAACCAATAGAACCATCTTACTTAGCTTTTTTAGGGAGAATGTCTCCAGAAAAAGGACCCCATTTAGCAATTGAGATTGCTCAAAAAACTGGTCGGAAGTTAAAACTTGCAGGTAAAGTAGATTTAATAGATTTAGAATATTTCGACCAAAAAATTAAACCCTATATTGATGGTAAGCAAATTGAATATTTAGGTGAAGCCAATCACTTGCAAAAAAATGTCCTGATGGGAGGTGCTTATGCAACTTTATTCCCTATTACTTGGCGAGAACCTTTTGGTTTAGTCATGGTAGAATCAATGGCATCAGGTACACCTGTAATTGCCATGCGAATGGGTTCAGCAGAGGAAGTGATTGGGAATGGGAAAACGGGTTTTCTCTGTGATAATATCGAAGAATGTATTAATTCTATTGACAAAATAGATAGCTTAAATCGTTACGCTTGTCGTCAATATGTGGAAGAAAATTTCAGTGTTCGACAAATGACTGATGGTTATGAAGCCGTTTATCAAAAGGTAATTGGAGAAAAATTAGCTCAAAAAAATGGTTATTCTCGCAGTGTTTTAGTGAGTTAA
- a CDS encoding ABC transporter permease, which produces MYLPILVLAFYSFNKSPYSAKWQGFTLEWYGKLFSDERILSGLSNSLLVAFCAVGVSAVFGTLMAVGLARYDFPGKKLYQGIAYLPLLIPDIAIAVSTLVCLAAFAIPLSIWTIIAAHIVFCLSYVGLVVSSRMNNINPHLEEAALDLGATPIQAFILVLLPQLMPGIISGCLLAFVLSLDDFLIASFTAGSGANTLPIEIFSRIRTGVKPDINALSVMLISMTAIVALIGELIRTAGEKRE; this is translated from the coding sequence ATGTACCTACCTATCCTGGTACTGGCTTTTTATAGCTTTAATAAGTCACCTTACAGTGCTAAATGGCAAGGATTCACCCTGGAATGGTATGGAAAACTATTTAGTGACGAACGGATTTTATCGGGGTTATCTAATAGTTTGTTGGTGGCTTTTTGTGCAGTAGGAGTTTCCGCAGTTTTCGGAACATTAATGGCTGTGGGTTTGGCACGTTATGACTTTCCTGGTAAGAAATTATATCAGGGAATTGCCTATTTACCCTTATTAATTCCTGATATTGCGATCGCTGTTTCGACACTAGTATGTTTAGCAGCTTTTGCTATTCCTTTGAGTATATGGACTATTATTGCTGCCCATATTGTTTTTTGTCTATCATACGTTGGGTTGGTGGTTTCTTCGCGGATGAATAATATCAATCCTCATTTAGAAGAAGCAGCATTAGATTTAGGTGCAACCCCAATCCAAGCCTTTATTTTGGTTTTATTACCGCAATTAATGCCAGGGATTATTTCTGGGTGTTTATTGGCTTTTGTATTGAGTTTAGATGATTTTTTAATTGCTAGTTTTACGGCTGGGAGTGGTGCTAATACCCTACCAATAGAAATTTTTAGCCGCATTAGAACGGGAGTCAAACCGGATATTAATGCTTTAAGTGTGATGTTAATTTCTATGACTGCGATTGTCGCTTTGATAGGGGAATTGATTAGAACAGCGGGGGAAAAGAGAGAATAG
- a CDS encoding DUF29 domain-containing protein, whose translation MSNTLYDSDLQLWIERTIQQLQNHEFESLDIEHLIEELVDLGKSEKNTLRSNLKILLAHLLKLKIQDDAPDSMKGSWYSSVVEHRQRVLDNLADTPSLKSFLVEAVEKAYPDARKVAIKEGKLAKFGVRIPEESDYPITFPFSIEQILDEDFYGL comes from the coding sequence ATGTCTAATACCCTATATGATAGCGATTTGCAATTATGGATTGAGCGAACAATTCAACAGTTACAAAATCATGAATTTGAATCGCTGGATATTGAGCATTTGATTGAGGAGTTAGTTGATTTGGGTAAATCAGAGAAGAATACGCTCAGAAGCAATCTCAAAATTTTATTAGCTCATTTACTCAAGTTAAAGATTCAGGATGATGCACCCGATTCAATGAAGGGAAGTTGGTACAGTTCAGTTGTGGAACATCGTCAGCGGGTTCTCGATAATTTAGCTGATACCCCCTCTCTCAAAAGTTTCCTAGTAGAAGCTGTAGAAAAAGCCTATCCTGATGCTCGTAAGGTAGCAATTAAGGAGGGTAAACTTGCTAAATTTGGGGTTCGTATACCGGAAGAAAGTGACTATCCTATCACCTTTCCTTTTTCGATTGAGCAAATTTTAGATGAGGATTTCTACGGGTTATAG
- a CDS encoding LL-diaminopimelate aminotransferase, with protein sequence MATINDNYLKLKAGYLFPEIARRVNAFAQANPDAKIIRLGIGDVTEPLPEACRTAMIKAVEEMGDRSSFKGYGPEQGYAWLREKIATHDFQARGAAIEADEIFISDGSKCDCGNILDIFGHDNTIAVTDPVYPVYVDTNVMAGNTGDANEKGEYGGLVYLPVTAENNFTAEIPSQKVDLIYLCFPNNPTGATATREHLQAWVNYAKANGSIIFFDAAYEAFITDPTLPHSIFEIEGARDCAIEFRSFSKNAGFTGTRCALTVVPKTLTAKAADGSDVELWKLWNRRQSTKFNGVSYIIQRGAEAVYSEAGQAQIKALVSFYLENAKIIREELINAGLNVYGGVNAPYVWVKTPHGLSSWEFFDKLLETVNVVGTPGSGFGAAGEGYFRISAFNSRANVEEAMKRITSKFKV encoded by the coding sequence ATGGCTACGATTAACGACAACTACCTGAAACTCAAAGCTGGTTATCTGTTTCCAGAAATTGCGCGTCGGGTAAACGCCTTTGCACAAGCTAACCCTGATGCTAAAATTATTCGGTTGGGGATTGGTGATGTTACCGAACCCTTACCAGAAGCTTGTCGTACAGCCATGATTAAAGCTGTAGAAGAAATGGGCGATCGCTCAAGTTTTAAAGGATATGGCCCAGAACAGGGTTATGCTTGGTTAAGGGAGAAAATCGCTACCCACGACTTCCAAGCTAGAGGAGCAGCTATAGAAGCCGATGAGATCTTCATTTCCGACGGTTCTAAATGCGACTGCGGCAATATTTTAGATATTTTCGGTCATGATAACACCATTGCCGTGACAGACCCAGTATACCCCGTTTACGTAGATACTAACGTTATGGCGGGTAACACCGGAGATGCTAACGAAAAAGGCGAATATGGTGGTTTAGTTTATTTACCTGTCACCGCTGAAAATAACTTTACCGCTGAAATTCCTAGCCAAAAAGTTGATTTAATTTATCTTTGCTTTCCTAATAATCCCACAGGTGCAACTGCAACCAGAGAACATTTGCAAGCATGGGTAAATTATGCCAAAGCTAACGGTTCAATTATCTTTTTTGATGCCGCTTACGAAGCATTTATTACTGATCCTACCTTACCTCATTCTATTTTTGAAATAGAAGGCGCTAGAGATTGTGCCATTGAATTCCGTTCTTTCTCCAAAAATGCCGGGTTTACTGGAACTCGTTGCGCTTTAACTGTAGTTCCTAAAACCCTCACAGCTAAAGCCGCTGATGGTTCTGATGTGGAACTTTGGAAACTATGGAATCGTCGTCAGTCTACCAAATTTAACGGCGTTTCTTATATTATCCAACGCGGTGCAGAAGCTGTTTATTCCGAAGCAGGACAAGCACAAATCAAAGCTTTAGTTAGTTTCTATTTAGAAAACGCTAAAATTATCAGAGAAGAACTCATAAATGCTGGTTTAAATGTTTATGGTGGCGTAAATGCACCTTATGTATGGGTGAAAACTCCCCATGGTTTATCCAGTTGGGAATTTTTCGATAAATTATTAGAAACCGTGAATGTAGTGGGAACTCCCGGTTCTGGTTTTGGGGCTGCTGGTGAAGGTTATTTCCGCATTTCTGCGTTTAATAGTCGGGCAAATGTCGAAGAAGCCATGAAACGGATTACCTCTAAGTTTAAGGTGTAG
- a CDS encoding nucleotidyltransferase domain-containing protein, which produces MSLINEATKQRIIQEVLEARKNRPQFLVAMKERQKQGLKIAQQCTKILKERFGVEKVVLFGSLLDHQQMSWRSDIDLAVWGLPEKDYFKAVGVLLDIAEDFSIDLMEAQHAKTYILPAISQGIEL; this is translated from the coding sequence ATGAGTCTAATTAATGAAGCTACTAAACAACGAATTATCCAAGAGGTTTTAGAGGCTAGAAAAAATCGTCCTCAGTTTCTAGTTGCTATGAAAGAACGGCAAAAGCAAGGTTTAAAAATTGCTCAACAATGTACCAAAATTTTGAAAGAAAGATTTGGGGTCGAAAAAGTTGTTTTATTCGGTTCTTTATTGGATCATCAACAAATGAGTTGGCGTTCTGATATTGATTTAGCTGTTTGGGGTTTACCAGAAAAAGATTATTTTAAAGCTGTCGGTGTTCTTTTGGATATTGCTGAAGATTTTTCTATTGATTTAATGGAAGCGCAACACGCTAAAACTTATATCTTACCTGCAATTTCTCAAGGGATAGAACTATGA
- a CDS encoding thioredoxin fold domain-containing protein: MSTEAPVNSSNRIKNFLIAIVAIALGVALFLGLKTDSTSVSLAELGKTAIPLEVALSNSKPSLVEFYADWCTVCQKMTPDMAKLRQQYDNNLNFVMLNVDNTKWLPEMLKYRVDGIPHFVFLGKQGETIAETIGDIPRTIMASNLEALIAGSPLPHAQANGKTSQFSAPVATDGDQDDPRSHGSQVVN; this comes from the coding sequence ATGAGTACCGAAGCCCCTGTAAATTCCAGTAACCGCATCAAAAACTTCTTAATTGCCATTGTAGCGATCGCTTTGGGAGTTGCCCTCTTCTTAGGACTTAAAACTGATTCTACCTCAGTTTCCCTCGCAGAATTGGGTAAAACTGCTATTCCCTTAGAAGTAGCCCTCAGCAACAGTAAACCTTCTCTCGTCGAGTTTTACGCCGATTGGTGTACAGTTTGTCAAAAAATGACTCCCGACATGGCTAAACTCAGGCAACAGTACGACAACAACCTGAATTTTGTGATGTTGAATGTTGATAATACCAAATGGTTGCCAGAAATGCTCAAGTATCGAGTAGACGGGATTCCCCACTTTGTCTTTTTGGGTAAACAAGGGGAAACTATAGCTGAAACCATTGGTGATATCCCGCGCACCATTATGGCTAGTAACTTAGAAGCCTTAATTGCTGGTTCTCCCCTTCCCCACGCTCAAGCTAATGGTAAAACCTCCCAATTTTCTGCACCAGTTGCAACAGATGGTGATCAAGATGATCCTCGTAGTCACGGTAGCCAAGTTGTAAATTAG
- a CDS encoding 4Fe-4S binding protein: MKKRVTLTFPKRAIQMPVTYRLAKDFNVAANIIRAQVAPNQIGKLVVELLGDIDQLDAAIEWMRSQHIHVSLGLGEILIDEDVCVDCGLCTGVCPTEALAINPETYKLTFVRSRCIVCEQCIPTCPVQAISTNL; this comes from the coding sequence ATGAAAAAAAGAGTTACCCTGACTTTTCCCAAACGTGCGATTCAAATGCCAGTTACCTACCGACTAGCAAAAGATTTTAATGTGGCTGCAAATATTATCCGCGCCCAAGTTGCCCCAAATCAAATTGGTAAACTGGTAGTAGAATTATTGGGAGATATTGATCAATTAGATGCAGCAATTGAATGGATGCGATCGCAACATATTCATGTTTCCCTGGGTTTAGGGGAAATTTTGATTGATGAAGATGTATGCGTTGACTGTGGTTTATGCACGGGAGTTTGTCCCACGGAAGCTCTTGCTATTAATCCAGAGACGTATAAACTCACATTTGTGCGATCGCGCTGTATTGTCTGTGAACAATGTATTCCTACTTGTCCCGTTCAAGCTATTTCAACTAATCTTTAA
- a CDS encoding CHAD domain-containing protein, with product MKTSPETLIKTLGETAHQAIEKHFTKTIKWEKVVKKDEDPESLHQMRVGMRRLRTAVSRFERYLNLPKSVSDQNIGKFARILGSLRDLDVLEETLKKNYKPHLVEKEQESLQTAFKELDKQREIAFSHVEKTFKDDLYKSFKNECEDWLKNPSYRSFSSVPIHHVLPDLLSPEVSEFCLHPGWLIGTKIVKSEIVVQTKWTPSQLEEHLKTEGKTLHDLRKQAKRLRYQMELFTELYGESFAAHLHDVKTIQEILGMIQDNMVLHEWLEHIFKSELEIQLCGLMTLLAANRYQLWQKWQPLQQRYLQADTRYSLHLVVLQPTGENVK from the coding sequence ATGAAAACTTCCCCAGAAACATTAATAAAAACCCTCGGTGAAACTGCACACCAAGCCATTGAAAAACACTTTACAAAAACTATAAAATGGGAAAAAGTAGTTAAAAAAGACGAAGATCCAGAATCACTACATCAAATGCGAGTGGGAATGCGGCGATTACGAACTGCTGTTAGTAGATTTGAGAGATATTTAAATTTACCAAAATCAGTTAGTGATCAAAATATTGGTAAATTTGCCCGGATTTTAGGTAGTCTCAGAGATTTAGATGTCCTTGAAGAAACTTTAAAAAAGAATTATAAACCGCATTTAGTTGAAAAAGAACAAGAATCTTTACAAACAGCTTTTAAAGAATTAGATAAGCAGCGAGAAATTGCATTTTCTCATGTGGAAAAAACATTTAAAGATGACCTTTATAAATCTTTCAAAAATGAATGTGAGGATTGGTTAAAAAATCCCAGTTATCGAAGTTTTTCATCCGTACCAATTCACCACGTATTACCAGATTTACTCTCACCAGAAGTTAGTGAATTTTGCTTACATCCAGGATGGTTAATTGGGACTAAAATTGTTAAATCGGAAATAGTAGTGCAAACAAAATGGACACCCAGCCAATTAGAAGAACATCTGAAAACAGAAGGTAAAACTCTGCATGATTTGCGAAAACAAGCCAAACGTCTCCGCTACCAAATGGAGTTATTTACTGAATTGTATGGTGAGTCTTTTGCCGCACATCTTCATGATGTCAAAACTATCCAAGAAATCTTGGGCATGATTCAAGATAATATGGTTTTACATGAGTGGTTAGAGCATATTTTTAAATCAGAACTTGAGATTCAATTATGTGGGCTAATGACGCTATTAGCCGCAAATCGTTATCAATTGTGGCAAAAATGGCAACCACTACAACAACGTTATTTGCAAGCAGATACTAGATATAGTTTACATTTGGTGGTATTACAACCTACTGGGGAAAATGTTAAATAA
- a CDS encoding DNA-binding protein — MKTPQTLFLAWQDTHSRSWFPIGRLTYDGTKYKFVYTQSVKEAQNTCGFEPLYSFPDLEKVYTSIHLFPVFSNRLMSPSRPDYANFLQWLNISEAEEDPFAILARSGGQRETDSLAVFPCPEADEKGEYQLHFFAHGLRHLPKCAIERINHFVSTEKLWLAHEFQNPHDTKALTLNTEDHHIVGYCPRYLRSEVFDLIWKDPSSVRLEVERVNLPPTPLQFRLLCHITTLCKDDFRPFSSPEYQPLVVDNIVTASGY; from the coding sequence GTGAAAACACCTCAAACACTATTTCTAGCTTGGCAAGATACCCATAGTCGCTCTTGGTTTCCAATTGGTAGATTAACTTATGATGGCACAAAGTACAAATTTGTTTACACCCAAAGTGTCAAAGAGGCACAAAATACTTGTGGTTTTGAACCTTTATATTCATTTCCTGATTTAGAAAAAGTATATACATCAATCCATTTATTTCCAGTTTTCTCTAATCGTTTGATGTCTCCTTCCCGTCCTGATTATGCTAATTTTCTACAATGGTTAAATATTTCAGAAGCAGAAGAAGATCCCTTCGCAATTTTAGCCAGAAGTGGTGGACAACGAGAAACAGATAGTCTTGCTGTGTTCCCATGTCCAGAAGCAGATGAAAAAGGAGAATATCAATTACACTTTTTTGCTCACGGACTACGACACCTACCTAAATGTGCCATTGAAAGAATTAATCATTTTGTGTCAACAGAAAAGTTATGGTTAGCTCATGAATTTCAAAACCCTCATGATACTAAAGCATTAACTTTAAACACAGAAGATCATCATATTGTAGGTTATTGTCCGCGTTACTTACGAAGTGAAGTTTTTGATCTGATTTGGAAAGACCCTAGTTCAGTCAGACTGGAAGTAGAGCGTGTAAATCTACCACCTACACCACTTCAGTTTCGCCTATTGTGTCATATAACTACTTTGTGTAAAGATGACTTTCGCCCCTTTTCTAGTCCAGAATATCAACCACTAGTAGTTGATAATATCGTAACAGCAAGCGGTTATTAA
- a CDS encoding S8 family serine peptidase — protein sequence MSDNINPADFRESDVANNSQSLTLQRGGEELMLEKTLYRFTIRPNANFPREKLSQMPWGVWRQSIPQAKLELYTVFPDQLDAVMFQLRADKNIDFVSHVYTLQNNPGTFVYLSDQITIQFATWVDNTKINTIVRTLNLVQDQPVIGIPNTFVFLVSKQATQNPIKITNYLQTLPEVLAAEPNILIQQEPHYKPKDTLYSQQWYLNHNSTNQLVAGSHISVEQAWDTTRGVRSIVVAMVDDSFDLKHPDFQGAGKVVAPRDLKENDFLPLPGEKETSHGTACAGLAVAEENGSGIIGVAPGCAMMPIRTTGFLDDQSIEDAFNWAVEKGASIISCSWGASAVYFPLSIRQKAAINRAATNGRKGKGCVIVFAAGNANRPINGTVNEQNWPKNIVQGKTNWLSGFAVHPDVMTVSASTSLNKKAAYSNWGSNVSVCAPSNNAPPGMWFQETGFVYTQPAIVSSLFGLGVLTTDQIGAAGYDAGNFTKNFGGTSSSTPLVAGVAALVLSANPDLTAQQVKRVIQDTADKIVDNNPDLQLGIRGGTYDSNGHSQWFGYGKVNAAKAVRLAQQMSVIAKVSNKQIQVKNTQVVNIPDNNRQGIKSAIAINESVNITDIQVTVNITHDFLGDLEVYLIAPNNQRILLQSRTLGRRNQLQNTYTVRSHPALKQLLSLSAKGNWQLQVIDYAALDVGKLNNWELVIGDGK from the coding sequence ATGAGTGATAATATTAATCCTGCGGATTTTCGTGAATCAGATGTAGCAAATAACAGTCAGTCACTGACCTTACAACGCGGTGGTGAAGAGTTAATGCTAGAAAAGACGCTGTATCGTTTTACTATCCGTCCCAATGCAAATTTTCCCCGCGAAAAACTATCACAAATGCCTTGGGGTGTATGGCGGCAGAGTATTCCCCAAGCAAAGCTAGAACTATATACAGTTTTCCCTGATCAGCTAGATGCGGTAATGTTTCAACTCCGTGCTGATAAAAATATAGACTTTGTGAGTCACGTTTATACACTTCAAAATAATCCTGGGACTTTTGTTTATCTCAGTGACCAAATTACAATTCAATTTGCTACTTGGGTAGATAATACTAAAATTAATACTATTGTCCGTACATTAAATTTAGTTCAAGATCAACCAGTTATTGGCATACCAAATACCTTTGTTTTTCTTGTTAGTAAACAAGCCACACAAAACCCCATTAAAATTACCAATTATTTACAAACACTGCCAGAAGTTTTAGCGGCTGAACCGAATATTCTTATTCAACAAGAACCCCATTATAAACCCAAAGATACTCTTTATTCCCAGCAATGGTATCTCAACCATAATAGTACGAATCAGTTGGTAGCTGGTTCTCATATTTCTGTAGAACAAGCTTGGGATACTACTCGCGGTGTGCGTTCTATCGTGGTCGCTATGGTAGATGATTCCTTTGATTTAAAACATCCAGATTTTCAAGGTGCTGGTAAAGTTGTTGCTCCCAGAGATTTAAAAGAAAATGACTTTTTACCCTTACCTGGAGAAAAAGAAACCAGTCATGGTACTGCTTGCGCGGGACTAGCTGTAGCTGAAGAAAATGGTTCAGGAATTATTGGGGTGGCCCCTGGTTGTGCCATGATGCCAATTCGCACTACTGGTTTTTTAGATGATCAATCCATTGAAGATGCTTTTAATTGGGCAGTGGAAAAAGGCGCGAGTATAATTTCTTGTAGTTGGGGAGCTTCTGCTGTTTATTTTCCCCTTTCTATCCGGCAAAAAGCCGCTATTAATCGCGCTGCTACCAATGGACGCAAAGGTAAAGGATGTGTGATTGTGTTCGCGGCAGGAAATGCTAATCGTCCGATTAATGGCACTGTCAATGAACAGAATTGGCCGAAAAATATTGTCCAAGGTAAGACAAATTGGTTAAGTGGTTTTGCAGTTCATCCTGATGTAATGACTGTATCTGCATCTACTAGTTTAAATAAAAAGGCTGCTTATAGTAATTGGGGAAGTAATGTTTCTGTTTGCGCTCCTAGTAATAATGCACCCCCAGGAATGTGGTTTCAAGAAACGGGTTTTGTGTATACACAACCGGCTATTGTTTCTTCTCTTTTTGGCTTGGGAGTATTAACAACAGATCAAATAGGTGCGGCTGGTTATGATGCAGGTAACTTTACTAAAAACTTTGGTGGTACTTCCAGTTCTACTCCCCTAGTTGCAGGAGTAGCGGCTTTGGTATTATCAGCTAATCCTGATTTAACCGCTCAACAAGTAAAACGGGTTATTCAAGATACTGCTGATAAAATTGTTGATAATAACCCTGATCTTCAGTTGGGTATTCGTGGGGGTACTTATGATAGTAACGGTCATAGTCAATGGTTTGGTTATGGTAAAGTCAATGCAGCCAAGGCAGTTAGATTAGCACAGCAAATGAGTGTAATCGCCAAAGTTAGTAATAAACAAATACAGGTGAAAAATACTCAAGTAGTGAATATTCCCGATAATAATAGACAGGGAATTAAAAGTGCGATCGCTATTAATGAATCTGTCAATATTACCGATATCCAAGTCACAGTGAACATCACCCATGATTTTTTAGGAGATTTAGAAGTTTATTTAATTGCTCCTAATAATCAGCGAATTTTATTACAAAGTCGCACATTAGGCCGACGTAATCAATTACAAAATACTTACACAGTGCGATCGCATCCTGCCCTCAAACAATTACTTTCTTTATCTGCAAAAGGTAACTGGCAATTACAAGTTATTGACTATGCAGCCCTAGATGTGGGCAAACTGAATAACTGGGAATTGGTAATTGGAGATGGGAAATAA